In Brevundimonas subvibrioides, a genomic segment contains:
- a CDS encoding F0F1 ATP synthase subunit delta, which translates to MADDFRTTEVGARYAQALFDLALETGRLDAVRADLKSLKAAWIESADLRRMATSPILSAEDQGKGLTAIATAAKFETTTRNFLGLLAQNGRARDLGGVITGFEALYARHTGVVAAEVVSAQALTPAQLKTIKTALTTALGKDPEMTARVDPSILGGLKVKVGSKLFDASLKTKLDQMKFALKRA; encoded by the coding sequence TTGGCTGACGATTTCAGAACGACGGAAGTCGGCGCGCGCTATGCCCAGGCGCTGTTCGATCTCGCCCTGGAAACGGGCAGGCTGGACGCCGTCCGCGCCGATCTGAAGTCGCTGAAGGCGGCCTGGATCGAGAGCGCCGACCTGCGTCGCATGGCCACGTCGCCGATCCTGTCGGCCGAGGATCAGGGCAAGGGCCTGACCGCCATCGCCACAGCCGCGAAATTCGAGACGACCACGAGGAATTTCCTGGGTCTGCTGGCCCAGAACGGCCGCGCCCGCGACCTGGGCGGCGTCATCACCGGCTTCGAGGCCCTGTATGCGCGCCACACCGGCGTCGTGGCGGCCGAGGTCGTCTCGGCCCAGGCCCTGACGCCCGCCCAGCTGAAGACCATCAAGACCGCCCTGACGACCGCGCTCGGCAAGGATCCGGAGATGACCGCCCGCGTCGATCCCTCGATCCTCGGCGGACTGAAGGTCAAGGTCGGCTCGAAACTGTTCGACGCCTCGCTGAAGACCAAGCTCGACCAGATGAAGTTCGCCCTGAAGCGGGCATAA
- a CDS encoding phosphotransferase: MTQTDTAAAIEDAQSTFSGTREVDARYRLDEVALDRWMGDHVDGYAGPLTIRQFKGGQSNPTYELVTPGAAYVLRRKPPGTLLPSAHAVDREFTVISALYAQGYPVARPHALCVDETVIGSMFYVMAKVEGRVLWDLKLPGMEPGERRAIYQAQVDALAALHRFDPDAIGLGDYGRPGNYFERQTARWTKQYRASETGPIADMDRLIAFLPQDLPPQGPTRIVHGDFRLDNLIMAPDTAQVRAVLDWELSTLGDPLADLSYLLIGWAIPATLRNGLGGADLEALGIPSVEETVARYCEQAGTAAPAHLDWLFAYNLFRLAAICQGIAGRVRDGTAASPQARSMAAQVEPLAAAAWSFAKKAGA, translated from the coding sequence ATGACCCAGACCGACACCGCCGCCGCCATCGAAGACGCCCAGTCCACCTTCTCCGGCACCCGCGAGGTCGATGCCCGATACCGGCTGGACGAGGTGGCCCTGGACCGCTGGATGGGTGACCACGTCGATGGCTATGCCGGGCCTCTGACGATCCGTCAGTTCAAGGGCGGACAGTCCAATCCGACCTATGAGCTGGTCACGCCCGGGGCCGCCTATGTGCTGCGGCGCAAGCCGCCCGGCACCCTGCTGCCCAGCGCCCACGCCGTCGACCGCGAATTCACCGTCATCTCGGCCCTGTATGCCCAGGGTTACCCGGTGGCCCGGCCCCATGCGCTGTGCGTCGACGAGACCGTGATCGGCTCGATGTTCTATGTCATGGCCAAAGTCGAGGGCCGGGTGCTGTGGGATCTGAAGCTGCCCGGCATGGAGCCCGGGGAGCGACGCGCGATCTACCAAGCCCAGGTCGATGCCCTGGCCGCGCTGCACCGGTTCGATCCGGACGCCATCGGCCTGGGCGACTACGGCCGCCCCGGCAACTATTTCGAGCGCCAGACCGCGCGCTGGACCAAACAGTACCGGGCGTCGGAAACGGGCCCCATCGCCGACATGGATCGGCTGATCGCCTTTCTGCCCCAGGACCTGCCGCCACAGGGGCCGACGCGGATCGTGCACGGCGACTTCCGGCTGGACAATCTGATCATGGCTCCCGACACGGCGCAGGTTCGGGCCGTTCTGGACTGGGAGCTGTCGACCCTGGGCGATCCGCTGGCGGACCTGTCCTATCTGCTGATCGGCTGGGCCATTCCTGCGACACTTCGAAACGGTCTGGGGGGTGCCGATCTGGAGGCGCTGGGCATTCCCTCGGTCGAGGAGACGGTCGCCCGCTACTGCGAGCAGGCGGGGACGGCAGCCCCCGCGCATCTGGACTGGCTGTTCGCCTACAACCTGTTCCGCCTCGCCGCCATCTGCCAGGGCATCGCCGGTCGGGTGCGCGATGGCACCGCCGCCTCTCCCCAGGCGCGCTCCATGGCCGCACAGGTCGAACCCCTGGCCGCCGCGGCCTGGAGCTTTGCGAAGAAGGCGGGGGCATAA
- the glpK gene encoding glycerol kinase GlpK, translated as MTTCILAIDQGTTSTRAIAFELRDDHGLHPVAVSQIELAQHFPKSGWVEHDAAEIWTATVQTCREVIGKAGGVGRFSAIGITNQRETSVLWDATTGEPLHRAIVWQDRRTAAVTTLLAAEGHEARVQAATGLILDPYFSATKFAWLLDAVPGARGRAAGGEVLLGTIESWLIWKLTGGASHVTDATNASRTSLMDLHTLQWRDDLCDLFDVPKAALPPIVGCAVPMGACDPALFGRALPITGSAGDQQAALVGHGALKPGDAKITYGTGAFLVANVGDAPVSSSSRLLGTPGYSVGGAVAYALEGSIFSAGSAIQWLRDGVGMITDSRQSEAMAQTLADNGGVYLVPGFTGLGAPWWEPDARGTIIGLTRDARPAHFVRAALEALAYQTRDLLDALEKDGAPPLKVLKVDGGVTANAFAMQFVADICGVPVERPAFQEMTALGAARLAARGAGLIDSLDPHNDEAPAVWTPRMDEVERIRLLEGWRRAVKAAIIAAA; from the coding sequence ATGACGACCTGCATCCTCGCCATCGACCAGGGCACCACCTCCACCCGCGCCATCGCTTTCGAGCTCCGGGACGATCACGGCCTGCATCCGGTCGCGGTCAGCCAGATCGAACTGGCCCAGCATTTCCCGAAGTCCGGCTGGGTCGAGCATGACGCCGCCGAGATATGGACCGCGACGGTCCAGACCTGTCGCGAGGTGATCGGGAAGGCCGGGGGCGTCGGGCGCTTCTCCGCCATCGGCATCACCAACCAGCGGGAGACCTCTGTCCTGTGGGACGCCACGACCGGCGAGCCCCTGCACCGGGCCATCGTCTGGCAGGACCGCCGCACGGCCGCGGTCACGACCCTGCTGGCGGCCGAGGGCCATGAGGCGAGGGTGCAGGCCGCGACCGGCCTGATCCTCGACCCCTATTTTTCCGCGACCAAATTCGCCTGGCTGCTGGATGCCGTGCCCGGCGCGCGCGGGCGGGCGGCCGGCGGCGAGGTCCTGCTGGGCACGATCGAATCGTGGCTGATCTGGAAGCTGACCGGCGGGGCCAGCCACGTCACGGACGCGACAAATGCATCGCGCACCTCGCTGATGGACCTCCATACCCTCCAGTGGCGCGACGACCTGTGCGACCTGTTCGACGTTCCGAAGGCCGCCCTGCCGCCCATCGTCGGCTGTGCCGTGCCGATGGGCGCGTGCGACCCCGCCCTGTTCGGCCGCGCCCTGCCGATCACGGGCTCGGCGGGTGACCAGCAGGCGGCGCTGGTCGGGCACGGCGCGCTGAAGCCCGGCGACGCCAAGATCACCTACGGCACCGGGGCCTTCCTGGTCGCCAATGTCGGCGATGCACCGGTGTCCTCGTCCAGCCGCCTTCTGGGTACGCCGGGCTATTCGGTCGGCGGGGCCGTCGCCTATGCGCTGGAGGGATCGATCTTCTCGGCGGGGTCGGCGATCCAGTGGCTGCGGGACGGGGTCGGTATGATCACCGACAGTCGCCAGTCGGAGGCCATGGCCCAGACCCTGGCCGACAACGGCGGCGTCTATCTGGTGCCCGGCTTCACGGGCCTGGGCGCGCCCTGGTGGGAGCCGGACGCGCGCGGGACGATCATCGGCCTGACGCGGGATGCTAGGCCGGCTCATTTCGTCCGCGCGGCCCTGGAGGCCCTGGCCTATCAGACGCGCGACCTCCTGGACGCGCTCGAAAAGGACGGGGCCCCGCCGTTGAAGGTCCTGAAGGTCGACGGCGGCGTCACCGCCAACGCCTTCGCCATGCAGTTCGTGGCCGACATCTGCGGCGTGCCGGTCGAACGTCCGGCGTTTCAGGAGATGACGGCCCTGGGCGCGGCCCGTCTGGCGGCGCGGGGCGCCGGGCTGATCGACAGTCTGGACCCGCACAACGACGAGGCTCCCGCCGTCTGGACACCGCGCATGGACGAGGTCGAACGCATCCGGCTGCTCGAGGGCTGGCGTCGCGCGGTGAAGGCCGCCATCATCGCCGCCGCATGA
- a CDS encoding threonine ammonia-lyase encodes MTDRIASYEGVLDAARQIAPAAVRTPLIESPALNARTGGRILLKAETLQVAGAFKFRGAYNRISRLTATELASGVVAFSSGNHAQGVAAAARLMGTRAVIVMPADSPAIKIEGVKAFGGEVRLYDRWAESREEIGAQVARERGSVLVPPFDDPYVIEGQGTTALELLDQADGPIDQLICCCSGGGLMAGINLVLEARSPRTRSWAVEPEAFDDTARSLAADERVGHPKGPPSICDALQTPVPGVLTFPINRRVLTGAVTISDQDAADAVAYAFRTLKLVVEPGGAAALAAVLAGKVETTGLTTAVILSGGNIDPGLFAQIIEGRFRPGPHGDAS; translated from the coding sequence ATGACCGATCGCATCGCTTCGTATGAAGGCGTCCTGGACGCCGCCCGCCAGATCGCCCCGGCGGCCGTCCGCACGCCTCTGATCGAGAGCCCGGCGCTGAACGCACGGACGGGCGGGCGCATCCTGCTGAAGGCCGAGACGCTGCAGGTCGCCGGTGCGTTCAAGTTTCGTGGGGCCTACAACCGCATCAGCCGCCTGACAGCGACCGAGCTGGCCAGCGGCGTCGTCGCCTTCTCGTCCGGCAACCATGCCCAGGGGGTGGCGGCGGCGGCGAGGCTGATGGGCACGCGGGCGGTGATCGTGATGCCGGCCGACAGCCCCGCGATCAAGATCGAGGGCGTGAAGGCCTTCGGCGGCGAGGTCCGCCTCTATGACCGCTGGGCCGAAAGCCGGGAGGAGATCGGGGCGCAGGTGGCCCGGGAGCGAGGCTCCGTGCTCGTCCCCCCTTTCGACGACCCCTACGTCATCGAGGGTCAGGGCACGACGGCACTGGAACTGCTGGACCAGGCCGATGGCCCGATCGATCAGCTGATCTGCTGCTGTTCCGGCGGCGGGCTGATGGCGGGGATCAATCTGGTGCTGGAGGCACGGAGCCCCCGGACCCGCAGCTGGGCGGTGGAGCCCGAAGCCTTCGACGACACGGCCCGGTCGCTGGCGGCCGACGAGCGTGTCGGACATCCGAAGGGGCCGCCATCGATCTGCGACGCGCTGCAGACGCCGGTCCCCGGCGTCCTGACCTTTCCGATCAACCGGCGCGTCCTGACCGGGGCCGTCACCATCTCCGACCAGGACGCGGCCGACGCCGTGGCCTATGCCTTTCGCACCCTGAAGCTGGTGGTCGAGCCGGGGGGCGCGGCAGCGCTCGCCGCCGTACTGGCGGGCAAGGTCGAAACGACCGGTCTGACGACGGCGGTGATCCTTTCGGGCGGCAACATCGACCCCGGACTGTTCGCGCAAATTATAGAGGGTCGATTCCGGCCCGGGCCCCACGGAGACGCTTCATGA
- a CDS encoding MaoC family dehydratase: protein MTRTSDLQSLIGTEIGVSKWILVDQARIDAFAEITEDRQFIHIDPEAARATPFGGTIAHGFLTLSLASAMSYDAVKPLEGVVMGVNYGFDKLRFLAPVPAGSKVRGRFKLLGAEDKGGGRWLLKHELTVEIEGADKPALIAEWLGMQVVG, encoded by the coding sequence ATGACCAGAACATCCGACCTCCAATCCCTGATCGGCACCGAGATCGGCGTCTCGAAATGGATCCTGGTGGACCAGGCGCGGATCGACGCCTTCGCCGAGATCACCGAGGACCGGCAGTTCATCCACATCGATCCGGAAGCCGCCCGGGCCACGCCCTTCGGCGGCACCATCGCCCATGGCTTCCTGACCCTCAGCCTCGCCTCGGCCATGTCCTATGACGCGGTCAAGCCGCTGGAGGGCGTCGTGATGGGCGTCAACTACGGCTTCGACAAGCTGCGATTCCTTGCCCCCGTCCCGGCCGGATCGAAGGTCCGGGGCCGGTTCAAACTGCTGGGGGCCGAGGACAAGGGTGGCGGGCGCTGGCTGCTCAAACACGAACTGACCGTCGAGATCGAAGGGGCCGACAAGCCCGCGCTGATCGCCGAATGGCTGGGCATGCAGGTGGTGGGTTAG
- a CDS encoding DUF3800 domain-containing protein, which translates to MYVDESGDSGLQNSPTRYFALSGLTVHESRWRDLLAHLVAFRRTMKAVHGLPVRTEIHASDYIRSPPVLGMQKHVRLAIMRQLLDELAKLNYISFTHVVVDKQGKPAGYDVFETAWQALFQRFDNTIGYGNFPGGHKSDKGMIISDSTDGRRLTRLVRRMAVHNPIPSMQGGPARNIPMLRVIEDPHSKDSVESYFIQACDVVAYFLQQKYAPCSYVRRKGAQTYFNRLQPVLNRRASYANGFGIVML; encoded by the coding sequence ATGTACGTGGACGAGAGCGGTGACTCGGGGCTCCAGAATTCTCCGACTCGATACTTCGCGCTGTCGGGGCTTACCGTTCACGAAAGCAGATGGCGTGACCTGCTGGCTCATTTGGTAGCGTTCCGAAGGACAATGAAGGCCGTACATGGCCTACCGGTTCGGACCGAAATTCATGCGTCGGACTACATCCGAAGCCCTCCCGTTCTGGGGATGCAGAAACACGTCCGGCTCGCGATCATGCGTCAGCTATTGGATGAGCTGGCGAAACTCAACTACATCAGCTTTACCCATGTGGTTGTCGACAAGCAGGGCAAACCAGCAGGCTATGACGTCTTTGAAACTGCGTGGCAGGCTCTGTTTCAACGGTTCGACAATACCATCGGCTACGGAAACTTCCCTGGCGGTCATAAGTCCGACAAGGGCATGATCATATCGGATAGTACGGATGGTCGGCGTCTCACCCGATTGGTGCGGAGGATGGCTGTTCACAATCCCATCCCGAGCATGCAGGGTGGGCCAGCTAGAAATATCCCCATGCTACGAGTGATCGAAGACCCCCATAGCAAAGACTCGGTTGAGAGCTATTTCATACAAGCATGCGATGTAGTCGCTTACTTCCTTCAGCAGAAGTATGCTCCATGCAGCTACGTTCGCCGCAAAGGCGCGCAAACCTATTTCAACAGACTGCAACCGGTTCTCAACCGCCGAGCGAGCTACGCCAACGGGTTCGGTATTGTGATGCTGTAA
- a CDS encoding Gfo/Idh/MocA family protein, which yields MPNHPVPLKVGVAGVGVMGRNHARVLSDIRDFDVTTIFDMDALTAEGVAGLYGATPVTTAQAFVDAGLDAAVVSTPNRTHADLSVALLEKGVHVLVEKPIAASVADARRMIDAARANDRVLMVGQVERFNPAVEAVKRAIADEKVISIQITRVGPFPPRMGEVGVVIDLAVHDIDIIRHLTGSEVAEVQPQLARTRAEREDTALLQFRMDNGVIAHITTNWVTPYKVRTLQVATQGKFVVADLMTRQVTEYFGQQPDGSYQTRAVNSWPNEPLKKELESFAHAIRTGEPPAVTGEDGLRNLEVALRCLGEG from the coding sequence ATGCCGAACCATCCCGTCCCCCTGAAGGTCGGCGTCGCCGGCGTCGGCGTCATGGGCCGCAACCATGCGCGGGTCCTGTCCGATATCCGCGACTTCGATGTGACCACCATCTTCGATATGGACGCGCTGACGGCGGAGGGCGTCGCCGGCCTGTATGGCGCGACCCCCGTCACGACGGCCCAGGCCTTCGTTGACGCCGGGCTGGACGCGGCCGTGGTCTCCACCCCCAACCGCACCCATGCCGACCTGTCGGTCGCCCTGCTGGAAAAGGGCGTCCACGTCCTTGTGGAGAAGCCGATCGCAGCGTCCGTGGCCGATGCCCGGCGCATGATCGACGCGGCCCGGGCGAACGACCGCGTGCTGATGGTCGGTCAGGTGGAGCGGTTCAATCCGGCGGTCGAGGCGGTCAAGCGCGCCATCGCCGACGAGAAGGTGATCTCCATCCAGATCACGCGCGTCGGCCCCTTCCCGCCGCGCATGGGCGAGGTCGGCGTGGTCATCGACCTGGCGGTGCACGACATCGACATCATCCGCCACCTGACGGGCTCCGAGGTCGCCGAGGTCCAGCCGCAGCTGGCCCGCACCCGCGCCGAGCGCGAGGACACGGCCCTGCTCCAGTTCCGCATGGACAATGGGGTGATCGCCCACATCACCACCAACTGGGTCACGCCCTACAAGGTCCGCACGCTGCAGGTCGCGACCCAGGGCAAGTTTGTCGTCGCCGACCTGATGACCCGCCAGGTGACCGAGTATTTCGGCCAGCAGCCGGACGGCAGCTATCAGACCCGCGCGGTGAACAGCTGGCCGAACGAGCCGCTGAAGAAGGAGCTGGAAAGCTTCGCCCACGCCATCCGCACCGGTGAGCCGCCTGCGGTGACGGGGGAGGACGGGCTGCGCAACCTCGAAGTGGCGCTGAGGTGCCTGGGGGAGGGGTAG
- a CDS encoding DegT/DnrJ/EryC1/StrS family aminotransferase: MSIAFIDLQAQRRRLGGRIEAAMMAAVESGAYVMGPPVREFEAALATFGQAKHALGCANGTEALVLPLMAWNIRPGDAVFVPSFTFCATAEVVPWLGATPVFIDIDARTYNMDPGHLEAAIEATIAEGKLRPKVVIAVDLFGQPADYPAIRAICDKHGLKLISDSAQGFGCTINGDHPLKWADVTTASFFPAKPLGCYGDGGAVLTHDDDLAQEMDSYRVHGKAVAKDLVGRTFEHDTKYLNMRVGMNSRLDTVQAAVLIEKLKVFPEEIEWRNRIAARYNELLAPHVTAVPFVPAGNVSNWAQYTIEHPDRDGLAAHLKDQGVPSAVYYPIPCHLQPAYEHHPRGPQGLPVTEAKKETVISLPMHSDLDEATQDRIVAAVASYKG, from the coding sequence ATGAGCATCGCCTTCATCGACCTTCAGGCCCAGCGCCGCCGTCTGGGCGGCAGGATCGAGGCCGCCATGATGGCCGCCGTCGAGAGCGGGGCCTATGTCATGGGCCCACCCGTGCGCGAGTTCGAAGCGGCGCTGGCGACCTTCGGCCAGGCGAAACACGCCCTGGGCTGCGCCAACGGGACCGAGGCGCTGGTCCTGCCGCTGATGGCCTGGAACATCCGGCCGGGCGACGCGGTGTTCGTGCCCAGCTTCACCTTCTGCGCCACCGCCGAGGTCGTGCCCTGGCTGGGCGCGACGCCGGTCTTCATCGACATCGACGCCAGGACCTACAACATGGATCCCGGCCATCTGGAGGCCGCGATCGAGGCGACGATCGCCGAAGGGAAGCTGCGGCCAAAGGTCGTCATCGCCGTCGACCTGTTCGGCCAGCCGGCCGACTATCCGGCGATCCGGGCGATCTGCGACAAACACGGTCTGAAGCTGATCTCGGATTCGGCCCAGGGTTTCGGCTGCACGATCAACGGCGACCATCCGCTGAAGTGGGCTGATGTGACCACGGCCAGCTTCTTCCCGGCCAAGCCGCTGGGCTGCTACGGCGATGGCGGGGCGGTACTGACCCATGACGACGACCTGGCCCAGGAGATGGATTCCTACCGCGTGCACGGCAAGGCGGTGGCCAAGGACCTGGTGGGCCGGACCTTCGAGCACGACACCAAATATCTGAACATGCGGGTCGGCATGAATTCGCGGCTGGACACGGTCCAGGCCGCCGTCCTGATCGAGAAGCTGAAGGTCTTCCCCGAGGAGATCGAATGGCGGAACCGCATTGCGGCCCGCTACAATGAGCTGCTGGCCCCCCATGTCACCGCCGTGCCCTTCGTGCCGGCCGGCAACGTCTCCAACTGGGCCCAGTACACGATCGAGCATCCGGACCGGGACGGCCTGGCCGCCCATCTGAAGGACCAGGGCGTGCCCTCGGCGGTCTACTATCCCATCCCGTGCCATCTGCAGCCGGCCTATGAGCATCACCCGCGCGGCCCGCAGGGTCTGCCCGTGACCGAGGCCAAAAAGGAAACGGTCATCAGCCTGCCGATGCACTCCGACCTCGACGAGGCGACCCAGGACCGGATCGTCGCCGCCGTCGCCAGCTACAAGGGTTGA
- a CDS encoding D-glycero-alpha-D-manno-heptose-1,7-bisphosphate 7-phosphatase, translating into MTEPQPGAPAVFLDRDGVLIEDSGYPHLDEHLVLIPGAAEAVRRLNGLGYMAVIVTNQSGVARGLFDEARMNRFNDGLVRSLAGKGARIGAVYACPFHAEAQDPRYRHPDHPDRKPNPGMILRAIADHHIDPARSFLIGDRQSDLEAARRAGVPGFLFEGGNLDQFVRDLLGG; encoded by the coding sequence TTGACCGAACCCCAGCCCGGCGCCCCCGCGGTCTTTCTGGACCGCGACGGCGTCCTGATCGAGGACAGTGGCTATCCGCATCTGGACGAGCATCTGGTCCTGATCCCCGGCGCCGCCGAGGCGGTGCGTCGGCTGAACGGCCTGGGCTATATGGCGGTGATCGTGACCAACCAGTCCGGCGTCGCGCGCGGCCTGTTCGACGAGGCCCGGATGAACCGGTTCAACGACGGGCTCGTCCGGTCCCTGGCCGGCAAGGGGGCCCGGATCGGCGCCGTCTATGCCTGCCCGTTCCATGCCGAGGCGCAGGATCCCCGCTACCGGCACCCGGACCACCCGGACCGCAAGCCCAATCCCGGCATGATCCTGCGCGCGATCGCCGATCACCACATCGATCCGGCGCGGTCGTTCCTGATCGGCGACCGACAGAGCGACCTGGAGGCGGCCCGCCGGGCCGGTGTGCCGGGGTTCCTGTTCGAGGGCGGCAATCTGGATCAATTCGTCCGCGATCTGCTGGGCGGCTGA
- a CDS encoding alpha/beta fold hydrolase gives MPDPTGFSERRWTSSDGLSLFARDYPGADGPARLPVIAIHGLTRNSADFDAIAPLIARGGRRVLALDVRGRGRSDRATDPMTYQPPVYANDVLALLEQAGLERAVFLGTSMGGLITMALAAMKTRVVAAAILNDIGPQVSPEGLARIAAYSGQPVETPTWAAAAAYAKRINAVALPHYSDADWDAFARRTFREGTEGSPVLDYDPDIAAPIRAAGARALAPNLWPYFRRLARKRPTLLIRGATSDLLGADIAARMQKAAPDMAYAEVPGVGHAPMLDEPEARSAIFEFLRDIP, from the coding sequence ATGCCCGATCCGACCGGCTTTTCCGAACGTCGCTGGACCTCATCCGACGGGCTCAGCCTGTTCGCGCGGGACTATCCGGGCGCCGATGGTCCGGCCAGGCTGCCGGTGATCGCCATCCACGGCCTGACCCGCAACAGCGCCGATTTCGATGCCATCGCGCCCCTGATCGCGCGGGGCGGGCGACGGGTTCTGGCGCTGGACGTCCGGGGCCGGGGACGCTCGGACCGCGCCACCGATCCCATGACCTATCAGCCGCCGGTCTATGCGAACGATGTGCTGGCCCTGCTCGAACAGGCGGGTCTGGAGCGCGCTGTCTTCCTGGGCACCTCCATGGGCGGGCTGATCACCATGGCGCTGGCCGCGATGAAGACCCGCGTGGTCGCCGCCGCCATCCTGAACGACATCGGCCCCCAGGTGTCGCCCGAAGGTCTGGCCCGGATCGCCGCCTATTCCGGCCAGCCGGTCGAGACCCCGACCTGGGCCGCCGCCGCCGCCTATGCAAAGCGGATCAACGCCGTCGCCCTGCCGCACTACTCAGACGCCGACTGGGACGCCTTCGCGCGAAGGACGTTCCGCGAGGGGACCGAAGGGTCGCCGGTCCTTGACTACGATCCCGACATCGCCGCACCGATCCGGGCGGCGGGCGCCAGGGCCCTGGCCCCGAACCTGTGGCCATACTTCCGTCGGCTGGCCAGGAAGCGTCCCACCCTGCTGATCAGGGGCGCGACCTCGGACCTGCTGGGAGCCGACATCGCGGCCCGCATGCAGAAGGCCGCGCCGGACATGGCCTATGCGGAGGTTCCCGGCGTCGGCCACGCGCCCATGCTGGACGAGCCCGAGGCCAGGTCCGCGATCTTCGAATTCCTGCGGGATATTCCCTGA
- a CDS encoding alkylphosphonate utilization protein, translating to MTDTPTKDSNGNVLSDGDSVTLIKDLKVKGSGGVTLKRGTMVRNIRLTDDTDEIEANVEKVRGLVLKTEFVRKA from the coding sequence ATGACCGACACGCCCACAAAAGACTCAAACGGCAACGTCCTGTCCGACGGCGACAGCGTGACCCTGATCAAGGACCTGAAGGTCAAGGGCTCGGGCGGGGTGACGTTGAAACGGGGCACGATGGTCCGGAACATCCGCCTGACCGACGACACCGACGAGATCGAGGCCAATGTCGAGAAGGTGCGCGGGCTGGTGCTGAAAACCGAGTTCGTCCGGAAGGCCTGA